ATGAATTTCTTACAAAAACATCGGAAATATCATCCCCTTTTCATCTTTATATTTTCGTGAAATAACATAATATTTTTTTATGCCAATTTTGGCAGAAATTCTTTCTGTCTTCACCAGATCAGCATGGGTGCCATTTAGTTTTACTTCAAAAGCATACTCCTTTTCAAAAATAATATCAATTTCAGCGGTGTTTCTTTTATTATAAAAGCTGATTGCACCATAATTTGCCAATTGATTCACGGCAGAATTTTCTAAAAGCTGAGAATCATTTACGTTACCGATAATATTAAGAATTCCGTTATCTGTAAAATAAACTTTTTTGCCTCCTGCTATTGATCTATCTATGCTTCTTGAGAATTTAGGCAACAAGCGGACAAAAAAATTACCCTGTAACAGCTCAAGGTAGCTATATATTTTAGCTCTATTTACACCTAATTCTGCAGATAATTT
This genomic window from Cytophagales bacterium contains:
- a CDS encoding DUF4143 domain-containing protein, with translation SDRETKKLILKNIFASFFEKDLRVLSDYSDIRELRDLILLLVPRVGSMLDITKLSAELGVNRAKIYSYLELLQGNFFVRLLPKFSRSIDRSIAGGKKVYFTDNGILNIIGNVNDSQLLENSAVNQLANYGAISFYNKRNTAEIDIIFEKEYAFEVKLNGTHADLVKTERISAKIGIKKYYVISRKYKDEKGMIFPMFL